From the genome of Candidatus Roizmanbacteria bacterium, one region includes:
- the guaA gene encoding glutamine-hydrolyzing GMP synthase, whose product MTTPTEAKREPNPEKLHPHKRICAILDTGAQYGKVVDRRVREDAVETVILPLSTPWEQLKEYGAIILPGGPDDVTKNDAVLCDPRIFTEEHDVPVLGICLGMHLMTQALGGKLERLPTREDGQATITMDGNSPLMNGLENYQEVLLTHGVSVTKPAPDFKVTAHSEDIIAAVEHTKRKFFGVQFHPEVDLTVHGKEMIHNFLYDVAGFEGDFTIEDREEAAIKAIREQVGTSPVSLLVSGGVDSTVLAALLAKALPPEQIHAFHFDNGFMRKDESKKVKEALEKIGLNLEVIDASNDFYNAIGNSIDPEFKRKTIGDVFLTKARQLMIDRGFNSDEVFFAQGTLRPDLIESASSAASSKADGIKTHHNDSPLAREFRAAGRLVEPLQELHKDEVRELGAKLGLPTEIVWRQPFPGPGLAIRIIGSDHVYGVPNPHTLNQLRPFTTSDIQATLLPVKTVGVQGDERSYKHTVALSGDQNWEELKKLALAIPRKAHDVNRVLYVFGDKLQKEAETGLTKTHLEPDTIRQLQEADEIVNQTLLKYDLVRKLSQVPVILHPTDFGEEGKRTIVIRTFITNDFMTGVAAIPGTEYMPLEALKEMVDRIMAEVPGIARVAYDLTSKPPGTTEHE is encoded by the coding sequence ATGACCACGCCAACTGAAGCGAAACGAGAACCCAATCCAGAAAAACTCCATCCCCATAAACGTATCTGCGCAATTCTTGATACTGGCGCACAGTACGGAAAGGTTGTAGATCGGAGAGTCAGAGAAGATGCCGTTGAGACGGTCATTCTTCCGCTGTCGACTCCATGGGAACAACTAAAAGAATATGGTGCAATCATTCTTCCCGGAGGTCCAGATGACGTGACGAAAAATGATGCTGTACTCTGTGACCCGCGCATCTTTACCGAAGAACACGATGTTCCGGTACTTGGAATCTGTCTGGGAATGCACCTTATGACACAGGCTCTTGGAGGGAAACTTGAAAGACTTCCCACAAGAGAAGATGGTCAGGCAACTATAACTATGGATGGAAATTCGCCATTAATGAACGGTCTTGAGAATTACCAAGAGGTTCTTCTTACTCATGGCGTAAGCGTAACCAAGCCAGCTCCTGACTTTAAGGTAACTGCACACTCGGAAGATATCATTGCCGCGGTTGAGCATACCAAGCGGAAGTTCTTTGGAGTACAGTTCCATCCCGAAGTAGATCTCACGGTTCATGGTAAAGAGATGATTCACAACTTTCTCTACGATGTCGCAGGTTTTGAAGGCGACTTCACCATTGAGGACCGTGAAGAGGCGGCGATCAAGGCAATACGAGAACAGGTCGGGACGAGTCCTGTATCGCTTTTGGTTAGTGGCGGAGTTGACTCAACAGTACTTGCAGCTCTTCTGGCAAAAGCACTACCACCAGAACAGATCCATGCATTCCATTTTGATAACGGCTTTATGCGCAAGGATGAGAGTAAAAAAGTAAAAGAAGCGCTTGAAAAAATCGGCCTTAATCTTGAGGTAATCGACGCCTCAAATGATTTTTATAACGCAATCGGCAACTCTATTGATCCTGAGTTTAAGAGGAAGACCATTGGTGATGTTTTTTTGACGAAGGCACGTCAGCTGATGATAGACCGAGGATTTAATTCTGATGAAGTTTTTTTTGCTCAAGGAACATTACGACCAGATCTTATCGAGAGCGCCTCATCTGCGGCGAGTAGTAAAGCGGATGGTATAAAGACACATCATAATGACTCTCCACTTGCACGTGAGTTTCGAGCAGCAGGTAGACTCGTTGAGCCACTTCAAGAGCTCCATAAAGACGAGGTGCGAGAGCTTGGAGCGAAACTTGGCCTACCAACTGAAATCGTCTGGAGACAGCCATTTCCAGGACCTGGACTTGCTATTAGAATTATTGGCTCCGATCACGTATATGGCGTTCCGAATCCTCATACCCTCAATCAATTAAGGCCGTTTACAACCAGTGATATCCAGGCAACGTTGCTCCCGGTAAAGACGGTGGGGGTACAGGGCGATGAACGAAGTTATAAACACACGGTAGCATTGAGTGGAGATCAAAATTGGGAGGAGCTAAAGAAACTCGCACTGGCCATTCCTCGTAAGGCGCATGATGTGAATAGAGTTCTTTATGTTTTTGGAGATAAACTTCAGAAGGAGGCGGAAACGGGACTGACCAAGACACATCTTGAGCCAGATACAATTCGCCAGTTACAGGAAGCTGACGAAATCGTAAACCAGACTCTTCTTAAATATGATCTTGTCCGAAAATTAAGTCAGGTTCCGGTCATACTTCATCCAACTGATTTTGGCGAAGAGGGTAAACGAACCATTGTTATTCGAACATTTATCACCAATGATTTTATGACCGGTGTTGCCGCTATTCCGGGCACTGAGTACATGCCATTAGAGGCGCTCAAAGAGATGGTTGATCGCATCATGGCAGAGGTTCCGGGTATTGCTCGTGTCGCCTACGACCTAACCTCAAAACCACCAGGGACAACAGAACACGAATAG
- the cadA gene encoding cadmium-translocating P-type ATPase → MEQKTFEVRGMHCASCSSIIKRKISKLNGVKACDVNYTNEKARVSFDPHLVSVIRMNEEISKIGYQFVDNEHRMSDGSSHNDLLRQRFQIFTMLPIMAVSVLVMGWEIGAKPFGLWSEMPMVTEEFFHHLLPLFATYALFVVGVPYLKGVWNFIKYRAANMDTLVGVGTLAAYIYSFIVTAFEGPLGAFIDVKHTYYDVTIIVIGFITLGKYLEARSKLRTGEAIKKLINLQAKTALVLRKEVEVEIPLAEVVVGDIVVVKPGTKIPVDGTITEGSSSVDESMISGESMPIDKRVGDTVIGSTMNRQGHFLFTATKVGSATILAQIVKMVEEAQGSRAPIQNLVDNVSSVFVPVVLVVAASTFIAWITIGIAFIGFSSALSFGLVCMVGVLVIACPCALGLATPTALIVGVGKGAENGILIKNAESLEKLKSINTVVMDKTGTITNGRPEVTDVVPFTKEISKSYLLQIASSVESKSSHPLAQAILERTKKQGVKLLGVTNFKEVEGVGVEGTIKGDLIAVRKPKDTKTNKKIQILQSEGKTVVVVSVNDSEFGVIAISDTVKEHAKSAVDSLHKLGIRVIMMTGDNRYSADGIAKQVGIDSVISEVMPGDKSHKIKELQDAGASVAMAGDGINDAPALTQANVGIAMANGTDIAIESADVVLLGGEIEKIAKAIKLSKATVRTIQQNLFWAFIYNVIGIPLAAGVFYPVFGLLLNPVFAGVAMAGSSVSVVLNSLRLRTVKLDHK, encoded by the coding sequence ATAGAGCAAAAAACATTCGAGGTGAGAGGAATGCACTGTGCCAGCTGCAGCTCCATCATAAAGAGAAAAATAAGCAAACTCAACGGCGTGAAAGCATGCGACGTAAATTACACGAATGAGAAAGCAAGAGTTAGTTTCGATCCACATCTCGTTTCTGTTATTCGAATGAACGAGGAGATAAGTAAGATCGGATACCAATTTGTTGATAACGAACATCGGATGTCAGATGGCTCATCTCACAACGATTTGCTGAGACAAAGATTTCAGATATTCACTATGCTGCCTATCATGGCCGTAAGTGTACTTGTTATGGGGTGGGAGATAGGAGCGAAACCATTTGGCCTGTGGTCAGAAATGCCGATGGTAACTGAAGAATTTTTTCATCACCTCCTTCCTCTATTTGCAACATATGCGTTGTTCGTGGTCGGTGTTCCGTATCTTAAGGGTGTCTGGAACTTCATAAAGTACCGTGCTGCAAATATGGACACTTTGGTAGGAGTCGGGACTCTTGCGGCTTATATTTACAGCTTTATCGTTACTGCTTTTGAAGGTCCACTCGGAGCTTTTATAGATGTGAAGCATACATATTATGACGTAACCATAATCGTCATCGGTTTCATTACTCTTGGGAAATACTTAGAGGCAAGATCGAAGTTGAGAACAGGCGAAGCTATTAAAAAACTTATCAATCTTCAGGCAAAAACCGCACTCGTATTAAGAAAAGAAGTTGAGGTAGAAATTCCGTTAGCCGAGGTTGTGGTTGGCGACATAGTCGTTGTGAAACCAGGCACTAAGATACCGGTTGACGGTACCATCACAGAGGGAAGTTCCTCAGTTGATGAGTCAATGATAAGCGGTGAGTCCATGCCGATCGATAAGCGTGTGGGAGATACGGTTATTGGCTCAACGATGAACAGACAAGGTCATTTTCTATTTACCGCAACAAAAGTTGGATCCGCTACAATTCTTGCGCAGATCGTTAAGATGGTGGAGGAGGCCCAAGGTTCACGGGCTCCCATACAGAACCTTGTAGACAATGTTTCTTCGGTTTTTGTGCCAGTAGTTCTGGTTGTTGCTGCCAGTACCTTTATTGCATGGATAACCATCGGGATAGCTTTCATTGGTTTTTCGAGCGCTTTGTCCTTTGGATTAGTTTGTATGGTTGGAGTTTTGGTAATTGCCTGCCCGTGTGCTCTTGGACTTGCGACACCAACAGCTCTCATCGTGGGCGTGGGAAAGGGAGCGGAAAATGGTATTTTGATTAAAAATGCAGAAAGCCTGGAAAAACTAAAAAGCATAAATACGGTTGTCATGGACAAGACCGGAACGATCACAAATGGAAGACCTGAGGTTACGGACGTCGTACCGTTTACGAAAGAAATATCTAAAAGCTACTTACTCCAAATTGCCTCAAGCGTCGAATCAAAATCCTCTCATCCTCTAGCTCAGGCAATACTGGAGCGCACAAAGAAACAGGGAGTCAAACTACTTGGGGTAACAAATTTTAAGGAGGTAGAGGGAGTAGGGGTAGAGGGTACGATTAAAGGAGATTTGATCGCTGTCCGGAAACCAAAAGACACGAAAACAAATAAAAAAATTCAAATCCTACAGTCGGAAGGTAAGACGGTAGTCGTTGTTTCAGTTAATGATAGCGAGTTCGGTGTGATTGCTATAAGCGATACGGTAAAAGAACATGCGAAGAGCGCGGTCGATTCTCTACATAAACTTGGTATTCGAGTAATTATGATGACCGGAGATAATCGATACTCTGCAGATGGTATTGCCAAACAGGTTGGGATCGACTCGGTGATTTCTGAGGTGATGCCAGGTGACAAGTCTCATAAAATTAAGGAACTACAGGATGCGGGAGCGAGCGTTGCGATGGCGGGAGACGGTATTAATGATGCGCCGGCACTCACACAGGCGAATGTGGGTATCGCCATGGCAAACGGTACGGATATTGCAATTGAGTCAGCAGACGTTGTATTGTTGGGTGGAGAAATTGAAAAGATTGCAAAGGCAATCAAACTTTCGAAGGCAACGGTCCGAACAATTCAGCAAAATTTGTTCTGGGCTTTTATTTATAACGTTATCGGGATCCCACTCGCTGCTGGAGTTTTTTATCCCGTATTCGGTCTTCTTTTGAATCCCGTATTTGCAGGAGTTGCGATGGCCGGAAGCAGTGTCTCGGTAGTCCTTAACTCTCTCAGGTTAAGAACCGTAAAACTCGATCATAAATAG
- a CDS encoding metal-sensitive transcriptional regulator, producing MTYKPKNTKERIAHRLKISRGHLDKIISMLEDDTYCIDIMHQLIAVEAGLKETGNLLLENHLKTCVANAIKSGKADKSIEEIMEVFKKKR from the coding sequence ATGACATATAAACCAAAAAATACAAAAGAAAGAATTGCGCATCGTCTCAAGATTTCACGGGGTCATCTGGATAAGATAATTTCGATGCTTGAGGATGATACATACTGTATAGACATCATGCACCAACTGATAGCGGTTGAGGCGGGACTCAAGGAAACCGGGAATCTACTACTTGAGAATCATCTCAAAACCTGCGTTGCGAATGCCATAAAGAGTGGGAAGGCTGATAAATCTATCGAAGAAATTATGGAGGTCTTTAAGAAAAAGAGGTAA
- a CDS encoding tryptophan-rich sensory protein: protein MAKRTPSYLSALQLIGFVFVCQAAGSVGSLFTFSAIPNWYAYLNKPFFSPPNWVFGPVWTLLYTMMGIAAYLVWKKGKGVSFWFWLQLGLNTLWSILFFGLHNPTLAFFEIILLWLAIFLSIKAFYQRSKTAAYLLVPYLLWVTFATLLNASIAILN from the coding sequence ATGGCAAAAAGAACACCTTCATACCTCAGCGCTCTCCAATTGATTGGATTTGTTTTCGTGTGTCAGGCTGCTGGGTCAGTTGGATCTCTCTTCACCTTTTCTGCAATCCCGAATTGGTACGCATATCTGAATAAACCTTTTTTTAGTCCTCCTAATTGGGTCTTCGGACCGGTCTGGACCTTACTCTATACAATGATGGGTATCGCAGCTTACTTAGTTTGGAAGAAAGGAAAAGGAGTTTCGTTTTGGTTTTGGTTGCAGCTTGGTCTAAATACGTTATGGTCGATACTTTTTTTCGGATTACACAATCCTACCCTTGCCTTCTTTGAGATTATTTTGCTTTGGCTCGCAATTTTTCTTTCGATCAAGGCGTTTTATCAAAGAAGTAAAACGGCAGCATATCTTCTCGTGCCCTATCTTTTGTGGGTTACCTTTGCTACGCTTCTTAATGCCTCGATTGCGATTCTTAACTAA
- a CDS encoding glycosyltransferase: MKQDFLLSLIIPVYNEESNITPLLNKLLPLLKPYRYEILFVNDGSIDETSKEIQKHTKDKSIKYIEFNRNFGHQMALSCGYAMANGDAVISMDADLQDPPEVIGEMVEAWQKGSLIVYAQRAERDVDSAFKRWSARQFYNFINSLSDTPIPRDVGDFRLLDRQVVEYLNELPEQSRFYRGLVAWGGFPSSCIQFRREARFSGKTHYTFSKMANFALDGITSFSTKPLRMATLVGFWTAVIGFLGIIYALVGRFLHPAFFPQEWVTGWTGLFVAIMFLGGIQLVTIGIIGEYIGKIYTQVQQRPRYIIKEKINV, from the coding sequence ATGAAGCAAGATTTTCTCCTATCCCTTATCATTCCGGTCTACAACGAAGAAAGTAATATAACGCCTCTTCTCAACAAACTGCTTCCACTTCTCAAACCATATCGATATGAAATTCTATTTGTGAACGATGGTTCAATTGATGAAACCTCAAAAGAAATTCAAAAACACACAAAAGATAAGTCTATAAAATATATAGAGTTTAACCGAAACTTCGGACACCAAATGGCTCTTTCGTGCGGCTACGCTATGGCAAATGGCGATGCCGTTATTTCGATGGATGCAGATCTTCAGGATCCGCCTGAAGTAATAGGAGAAATGGTGGAGGCGTGGCAGAAAGGATCTCTGATCGTATATGCGCAACGAGCAGAACGTGACGTAGACTCCGCCTTCAAACGCTGGTCTGCGCGACAGTTCTATAATTTCATTAATTCCCTTTCAGACACACCCATTCCTCGGGACGTTGGGGACTTTCGATTACTAGACCGACAGGTTGTTGAGTATTTAAATGAACTTCCTGAGCAATCCCGATTTTACCGAGGACTCGTTGCATGGGGTGGATTTCCCTCATCATGTATACAGTTCCGACGAGAGGCGCGATTCAGTGGTAAGACCCACTACACGTTCTCAAAGATGGCCAACTTTGCCCTCGATGGCATCACGTCCTTTTCAACCAAACCACTTCGAATGGCGACGCTTGTAGGATTCTGGACTGCTGTAATTGGTTTTCTCGGAATTATTTATGCCTTAGTTGGTAGATTTTTGCATCCCGCTTTCTTCCCTCAGGAATGGGTAACTGGTTGGACCGGACTATTTGTTGCAATTATGTTTCTTGGTGGAATTCAGTTAGTGACCATAGGGATAATCGGTGAGTATATAGGCAAGATTTATACTCAGGTCCAGCAACGTCCCAGATATATCATCAAAGAAAAAATAAATGTATGA
- a CDS encoding GatB/YqeY domain-containing protein, whose product MLRQKLQDDQLNALKTGNKEVLEILRFVIAKIKNQEIEKKTELTDEETVAVLKKVVRELNESKDAAVKAVRQDLIEQNEKQISIISPYLPQELSDEALEKEIQTVLDNNKELFDTNKKAIIGICMKELRSKADGTRIMKLLQPHLA is encoded by the coding sequence ATGCTACGACAGAAATTGCAAGACGATCAGCTAAACGCACTTAAGACGGGAAACAAAGAAGTTCTAGAGATTCTCCGCTTCGTAATCGCAAAAATAAAGAATCAGGAGATTGAAAAGAAGACCGAGCTTACTGATGAGGAAACCGTTGCAGTACTCAAGAAAGTAGTTCGAGAGCTAAATGAGTCAAAAGATGCTGCGGTCAAGGCAGTCCGACAAGATTTAATTGAACAAAACGAGAAACAAATCTCAATAATTTCACCTTATTTACCTCAGGAGCTTTCCGATGAAGCGCTTGAAAAAGAAATTCAAACCGTGCTAGACAACAACAAAGAGTTATTCGATACGAATAAAAAAGCAATTATAGGAATCTGCATGAAGGAACTTCGATCTAAGGCTGACGGAACAAGAATTATGAAGCTTCTTCAACCTCACCTCGCCTAA
- a CDS encoding sulfite exporter TauE/SafE family protein: MQEINLFAIFITGLVTGGLTCLAVQGGLLTSMIAQRESTIASVTNAKGQNAVPILSFLFAKLIAYTFLGFLLGWLGAVVQLSLSIKVFLQFAVVVFMLGTAMNILNVHPIFRYFVIQPPRFLTRLVRRQSKRTDLFAPMFLGAFTVFIPCGTTQAMMALAIATGNPIIGATILFVFILGTSPLFFILGYFASKLGEKLHNQFMQFAAVTLILLAAYNFYGALALTGYSFSDKGPQQNLVASDTPTISINEFGYSPNAITVKANSDVSLRLDNKNGSGCIQAFTIPALGIQKIVPLGSSATVTFRAPNQKGTMPFMCSMGMYRGVINII, translated from the coding sequence ATGCAAGAAATAAATCTATTCGCAATTTTTATAACGGGCCTCGTGACGGGTGGACTAACCTGTCTTGCGGTACAAGGAGGACTCCTGACCTCGATGATAGCTCAAAGAGAGTCTACCATTGCAAGCGTTACGAACGCGAAGGGACAGAATGCGGTCCCAATTTTGTCATTCCTCTTTGCTAAACTAATCGCATATACATTCCTTGGATTTCTTCTTGGTTGGCTCGGTGCGGTGGTTCAGCTGTCGCTATCCATTAAGGTTTTTTTACAGTTTGCTGTAGTTGTATTCATGCTAGGCACTGCTATGAACATACTCAATGTTCATCCAATATTTCGCTATTTCGTCATCCAGCCTCCAAGATTTCTTACGAGACTTGTACGTAGGCAGTCCAAAAGGACAGATTTATTTGCCCCAATGTTTCTTGGAGCATTCACTGTCTTTATTCCGTGCGGCACAACTCAGGCAATGATGGCACTCGCAATAGCAACGGGTAATCCGATAATTGGCGCCACGATATTGTTTGTCTTCATACTTGGGACCTCTCCTTTGTTTTTTATTCTTGGATACTTTGCTTCAAAGTTGGGAGAGAAACTACATAATCAATTTATGCAGTTTGCTGCCGTAACACTCATTTTGCTTGCTGCCTACAATTTTTATGGCGCACTTGCATTAACTGGTTATTCATTCAGCGACAAAGGGCCTCAACAAAATTTGGTCGCATCAGATACTCCAACAATATCGATCAATGAGTTCGGTTACTCTCCAAATGCTATTACGGTGAAAGCGAACTCCGATGTCTCGCTTCGTCTGGACAATAAAAATGGCTCAGGTTGCATTCAAGCCTTTACAATTCCGGCATTAGGAATTCAAAAGATTGTTCCTCTTGGATCTTCGGCTACGGTTACATTTAGGGCTCCGAATCAAAAAGGCACAATGCCATTTATGTGCAGTATGGGCATGTACCGAGGAGTAATAAATATCATATGA
- a CDS encoding tRNA-binding protein, with the protein MIAYEDFEKVDIRVGKVISVEDYPQARKPSYKLEIDLGPAIGIKKSVGQFVANYTKDELMNKLVACVVNFPPRQIGRAVSEVLTLGFADENGNPTLITPTRNVPLGGKLY; encoded by the coding sequence ATGATTGCCTACGAAGACTTTGAGAAAGTAGATATCAGAGTTGGCAAAGTAATCTCCGTTGAGGACTATCCCCAAGCACGCAAACCTTCCTACAAACTAGAGATAGATCTCGGACCTGCAATAGGAATTAAAAAATCCGTTGGACAATTTGTAGCAAACTACACAAAAGATGAGCTGATGAATAAACTCGTAGCCTGCGTTGTAAACTTTCCGCCCCGTCAGATCGGTCGAGCAGTCTCCGAGGTCCTTACCCTCGGTTTTGCCGATGAAAATGGCAACCCAACCTTAATAACACCAACCAGAAACGTGCCGCTCGGAGGAAAACTTTACTAG
- a CDS encoding septum formation initiator family protein encodes MQLARRILYIIIVLFLFFSLTKNLFDYGNSVQFYESYKKDFEEQKKKNLTIKTNILKSKDPNELERTIRNKLNLTKEGEVAIIVPEPTVVPTTPTPPPLPNYRRWWNVFFGG; translated from the coding sequence ATGCAATTAGCTAGGCGGATCCTGTACATAATTATCGTTTTGTTTCTTTTCTTCTCGCTTACAAAAAATCTCTTCGATTATGGAAACTCCGTTCAATTCTATGAGAGCTATAAGAAAGACTTTGAGGAGCAAAAAAAGAAAAATCTGACCATAAAAACAAATATTTTAAAATCAAAAGACCCTAATGAACTCGAAAGAACTATTAGGAATAAATTAAATCTAACTAAAGAGGGAGAGGTCGCGATTATCGTACCGGAGCCGACTGTGGTACCAACTACCCCAACTCCGCCTCCTCTACCAAACTACCGAAGATGGTGGAATGTTTTTTTTGGAGGTTGA
- a CDS encoding PD40 domain-containing protein, whose protein sequence is MWIVIVAFVTPLASLINPVNASFPGTNGSIVFVSRPSGTYDIYTMAADGTNVVQLTSAVGNDLKPVWSADGTKIVFYTIRDGNYEIYSMSADGSNQTRLTNNSSTDFDPTWSADGNKIYFVSNRDGNYEIYSMNIDGSNQTNITNNSAVDQDPSVSPSGTKIAFRTYRDGNGEIYTMNADGTGLIRLTNNSAIDQQPDWSPDGTKIAFRTDRDGGNNEIYTMNADGSSLVNITQVASNEFDPAWSPDGTLFIFATSRHVNNEIYKMNADGSAQTRLTNHVYDSGQPNWRPIPIVTVATNPTSQGAVVTNTTATPTCSDVTPTNSPDLFQIDRTGADATLHFTPVGGSNNYYFIAYGLSVFDERYGVSFSSGYSSGAITYPIHDLDPGTTYYFKIRGGNGCQPGNWSNTLQVTRASNTSFFRVVK, encoded by the coding sequence TTGTGGATTGTTATAGTAGCTTTCGTTACGCCTTTAGCCTCATTAATTAATCCGGTTAATGCTTCTTTTCCAGGAACAAATGGCTCAATCGTTTTTGTTTCTAGACCATCCGGCACATACGATATATATACCATGGCTGCTGATGGAACGAATGTGGTACAGCTCACATCAGCGGTAGGTAACGACCTAAAACCTGTATGGTCGGCAGACGGAACAAAGATCGTCTTTTACACAATCCGTGATGGTAATTACGAAATATATAGTATGAGCGCTGATGGATCGAATCAGACGCGGTTAACTAACAATTCAAGTACAGACTTCGATCCTACATGGTCGGCAGACGGAAACAAGATTTATTTCGTCTCAAACCGCGATGGTAATTACGAAATATATAGTATGAATATCGATGGATCGAACCAAACCAATATTACGAATAATTCGGCAGTCGACCAAGACCCATCAGTTTCTCCTTCTGGTACAAAAATAGCATTCAGAACGTACAGAGATGGTAATGGCGAAATATACACAATGAATGCAGATGGTACCGGCTTGATTAGACTTACTAATAATTCAGCGATCGATCAACAGCCTGATTGGTCACCCGATGGTACAAAAATAGCATTTCGTACGGACCGTGATGGTGGAAATAACGAAATTTATACGATGAATGCAGACGGATCCAGTCTGGTGAATATTACTCAGGTTGCATCTAATGAGTTTGATCCGGCTTGGTCGCCGGACGGAACCTTGTTTATTTTTGCTACATCGAGACATGTGAATAATGAGATATATAAAATGAATGCAGATGGTTCGGCACAGACGAGACTTACGAATCATGTATATGATAGTGGGCAACCGAATTGGCGGCCAATACCAATCGTCACCGTAGCTACAAATCCCACATCTCAAGGAGCGGTCGTCACAAATACTACTGCAACTCCTACATGTAGCGATGTAACGCCTACCAATTCTCCAGATCTCTTTCAAATTGATAGAACTGGAGCTGACGCTACCTTGCACTTTACACCAGTTGGAGGATCAAATAATTACTACTTTATTGCGTACGGACTTTCGGTCTTTGATGAAAGGTATGGTGTGAGTTTTTCTAGTGGATATTCAAGCGGAGCTATCACGTACCCAATCCATGATTTAGATCCTGGCACTACTTATTACTTTAAGATCCGTGGAGGGAATGGTTGTCAACCTGGGAACTGGTCGAACACGCTTCAAGTAACGAGAGCTTCAAACACAAGCTTCTTTAGAGTTGTAAAATAA
- a CDS encoding GIY-YIG nuclease family protein: protein MYYTYILYSSKSKIFYYGHSPNLKERFKMHNDGLSLSTKPHIPWKLVWYCAFPNLKGAKDFELYLKSGSGKAFAYKRLVRSFKER from the coding sequence ATGTACTATACATACATTTTGTACAGTTCAAAATCTAAAATCTTTTACTACGGGCACAGCCCAAATTTAAAAGAAAGATTTAAAATGCATAATGACGGCTTATCACTATCAACCAAGCCTCATATTCCATGGAAGTTGGTGTGGTACTGCGCATTTCCCAATTTAAAAGGAGCGAAAGATTTTGAACTGTACTTAAAATCTGGATCAGGTAAAGCATTCGCATATAAACGTCTGGTGAGGAGCTTTAAAGAAAGATGA